Within Sphingobium aromaticiconvertens, the genomic segment ACGCATTGTCGCCGCTCAACTCCGTGAAAACCTTCCGCTCGCTCCTGCCCGGCAGATAGGGGCATGGGCTGGGGTTGGTGACGAAGAAGCGCGGAAAGCGGAAGGGTGCACTCATCCTCTTCCTCCTGTCCCATGCTGTCGGTCATCGCGATTCATGAGCTGAATATGCAGCCCCAACGGGTCCATGAAAAGCCCATTTACCATGAAAGCCGGACAAGCCGTGCCGGTACCCCGCATCAGGCCGATTCGATCAGCGACGACTCATAGCCAGCCTCGACCAAAGCATGCAGCAGCCGATCCAGATGGGCGCGATCGCGCGTCTCGCACTCGATCTCCGCCACCAGTCCCTTGGCAGGCAAGGAGGTGAAGACGCGCTGATGATAGACTTCAATGATATTGACCTGCTGCTCGTCGAACAGCCGGGCCACCTGGAATAGCGATCCCGGACGATCCTGCAAACGGATGCGAAGGCGCGCCAGCCGTCCCGACCGTGCCAGATCGCGCAGCAGCACATTGGCCAGCAGCCGTGTGTCGATATTGCCGCCGGTCAGGACCAGGCCGACCGTCCGCCCCTCAAACTGCTCGCGATAGGTCAGCAACGCGGCAAGGCCAGCGGCGCCAGCGCCCTCAACCACCGTCTTCTCGATCTGGAGCAGCAGGCTGACCGCCTCCTCCAGCCGCCGCTCCGTGACCAGCAATATGTCGTCGGCCATCCGATCGACAAAGCGCCGGGTCAACGCGCCCGGTTCCTTGACGGCAATGCCCTCGGCCAGCGTGTCGCCGTCGCACGGCAGATTTTCGCCCTTGATGAGATCGTACATCGACGGATAGAGTTCCGCCTGCACACCGATCAGGCGGATGTCGGGCTTCATCGCCCGCGCGGACGTTGCCATGCCAGAGAAAAGCCCGCCGCCACCGATCGGGATGACCAGCGTGTCGATCTCGGGCGCATCCTCCAGCATTTCGAGCGCGACAGTACCCTGCCCCGCCATGATGTCCGGCTCATCGAAGGGATGGATGAAGGTCAGGCCCCGCTCCACCTCCAGCACGCGTGCATGGGCATAGGCGTCATCGAACTTTTCGCCATATTGGACGACCGTTGCGTCATGACCTTCGGTCTGCATCACCTTAACGGTCGGGGTGGTGGTGGGCATCACGATGGTGACGGGCACGCCCAGCCGCTTGCCATGATAGGCCAGCCCCTGTGCATGATTGCCGGCCGATGCGGCGATCACGCCCTTGGCCCGCGCCGCCTCGTCCAGTTGCAGCAAGCGGTTGAGCGCCCCGCGCTCCTTGTAAGCTGCCGTGAATTGCAAATTCTCGAACTTCAGGAACACCTTGCAACCCAGCATGTTCGAAAAAGTCTGGCTGATCAGCGTCGGCGTATGCACGATCGATCCGGCAATACGCACCCGCGCCGCAAGGATGTCGTCGACGGATATGGGCAGCGGCAGCGCGCCCTCGATCTTGGCTAGCGTGTTCATGGGTCGCCCCTAACGTAAAAAGGCTCGGGAAGAAACTGGCACTTGACCGGAACTGGCTGTATCGCCGTGGCTTCAACGAAATTTCGATGCAGGACAAGCGCAGGACAGATGGCACATATCGCGTTTATCGGCCTTGGCACCATGGGCGGCCCGATCGCCGGGCATCTGGCAAAGGCCGGACATGACCTTACCGTCTACAATCGCTCGATCGGCAAGACGAAAAGCTGGGCAGAGGCCTATGGCGGCACCGTGGCGACCAGCCCCGTCAAAGCGGCAGAGGGCGCGGACGTCGTCATCAGCTGCGTCGGCACCGATGACGATCTTTCCTCCATCACGCTGGGCCGCGATGGCGCATTTCGGGCGATGAAACCGGGCAGCCTGTTCATCGACCACACCACCGTATCTGCCCGCATCGCCCGACAACTGTTCGTCGAAGGCGAAAGCCGCGGCATCCACAGCGTCGACGCCCCCGTTTCCGGCGGTCAGGCCGGCGCGCAGAACGGCAAGCTGTCGATCATGTGTGGCGGTAGCGAACCAGCGGTCGCGGCGGCCCGCATCGTCATGCAGGCCTATGCCGCCCGCATCGTCCATGTCGGCAGCGCGGGCGCAGGCCAGACGACCAAGATGGTGAACCAGATCTGCATCGCGGGCGTGGTTCAAGGCCTGGCCGAAGCCATGCGCTTCGCCCAGGCCGCCGACCTCGACCTCGACGCCGTGTTCGAGGCGATCTCCGGCGGCGCGGCGCAAAGCTGGCAGATGGACCATCGCTGGAAGACGATGGCGCAGGACAGCTTCGATTTCGGCTTCGCGGTCGACTGGATGCGCAAGGATCTGGGGCTGGCGCTGGATGAGGCGCGCTCCAACGGCGCGACCCTGCCGATGGCCGCGCAGGTCGACCAATTTTATGCCGACGTGCAGGCAATGGACGGCGGACGGCAGGATACCAGCGCGCTGGTGCGCCGGATCACCCGCGCATGAAGATCGCTCTGCTGGCGGCAACGGCAATACTCGCTTTTGCCTCCCCCGCTTTTGCCAAGGGGCTAGTCGACAATGTCAACGGCATTACCGTCGACCAGACCGGCAAGCTCATTCATTTCGACGCCATCCTGATCGACGATGAGGGCAAGGTCGAGAAACTGATACAGGGCAAGGTCGAGGAACCCGCACCGCCCCGCAAAAAGCGCAAAAAGGGCGAGCAGGAATTCCCGGCCTACAGTTTCCGTCTCGATGGCAAGGGGCGGACGCTGATCCCCGGCCTGATCGACGCGCACGGCCATGTCATGGGCCTTGGCCTCAGCCTCATCACCCTCGACCTCTCGCAGACCAGATCACTGGCTGAGGCGCAGGCGAAGATCCGCGCCTATGCGCAGGACAATAGCGGCCGCAAATGGATCATAGGCACCGGCTGGAATCAGGAATCCTGGGGCCTTGGCCGCTTCCCGACCGCCGCCGAACTGGATGCCGCCGTGAGCGACATCCCGGTCTGGCTAGAGCGGGTGGACGGCCATGCGGGCTGGGCCAACAGCGCAGCGATGAAGGCAGCAGGCATCAGCGCTACAGCCAAAGCTCCCGCAGGTGGCCGCATCGAAGTGACCGGGGGCAAGCCATCGGGCATATTCGTCGATCAGGCGATGTCGCTCATCAAGAAAGTCGTTCCCCCGCCCGCGCCCAAGGATCGCGACATCGCCTTTGAAAAGGCGCAGCGCCTTCTGCTGGCGACCGGAATCACCGGCATCGCCGACATGGGCACGAGCATCGACGACTGGCAGGCGTTTCGCCGCTCCGCCGACCGGGGAGCGTTGCGTATCCGCATCATGGCCTATGCGGCGGGCGTCGATCAGATGGTGACGATCGCCGGGCCTGCGCCGACGCCGTGGCTCTATGACGACCGGCTGCGCCTTGGCGGGGTCAAGCTGGTGCTCGACGGGGCGCTCGGTTCGCGCGGCGCTTGGCTGAAGGCCGACTATGCCGACGCGCCGGGGCAAAAGGGACTGTCGATGATCGGCACCACCCAGCTTCGCAACTGGATGAGCCGCGCAGCGATGGACGATTTTCAGATTGCGGTTCACGCGATCGGCGACGCCGCCAATGGCGAACTGCTCGACGCCATCACGGAACTGTCGGAAACCTACAAGGGCGACCGGCGCTGGCGGATCGAACATGCCCAGGTCGTTGATCCCGCCGACCTGCCCCGTTTTGGACAGAACAGCATCATCGCCTCCATGCAACCCGTCCATGAAGCCTCCGACTGGAAGATGGCGGGCGCACGCATGGGCGAAGCGCGGCTGAAGGGCGCCTATGCCTGGAAATCGATGCTCGACAATCGCGTACCCTTGGCCTTTGGGTCGGACGTGCCGGTGGAAAGCCCCAATCCCTTTGCCGGAATAGCGGTCGCCATGAGTCGCGAGGATGGTTCGGGCCAGCCCGTCGGCGGCTGGATGCCGGAACAACGCGTCAGCTTTCAGGCGGCGCTCGACGGCTTTTCCCGTCAGGCCGCCTATGCCGGGTTCGCCGAACAGCGCTTCGGCAATCTGGCGCCGGGACAGCGGGCCGATTTCCTGCTGATCGACCGTGACGTCTCGCTCGCCCAGCCCGCCGAAATCCGCGCGACCCAGGTTCTGGAAACATGGATCAGCGGCAAACGGGTTTACGTCAAGGAGTAGCAGGCACTGGCCTGTCACCGCAGCGCAACCGATCCATCCGCCGACGCAACGCATCGGTGGCACCATAGTGCCAGCGGGCGAGCGGTACACCAATGGGACGGAATTCCGTGCGATCGAACAGAGCGACAGCATAGGTTTCGCACAATGCATCAATCTGGCCGAGCGTCAGCATCCCCAGATTCATGACGATCGGTCGACCCGGCACCCCATCCTGTCCACGCACCAGATCGGTGACGAACAGCCCGCCACGCGGATCGACCAGCACGACATCCGCCGTGGACGCCTGGATCATCCGATGCCCCCGCGCATAGGGCGCGACGAACTCATAGGTACGCCACACAAGCAGACCCGTCGTCAGCACGGCGATGGCCGACGCGATGACGACGGGACGCAGCGACGTCCGCCGCATCCGCAGCCAGCCATAGCCCGCCAGCAGGCAAAGCGGCCCGATAAATCCATGAGCGTAGCGATAACCCCAGCCATAGCCCTGCGCCAGCGCCAGCCCACAACCCGCGATCACGCCCATCGCCAGCGGCAGCGCGATTGCACGCCCGCGCACCGCAGCCCGCCAGTCGATCGCGGCGATACCCAGCAGCGCCAGCGGCAGCAGCAACAGATTGTTCCAGGCAATCAGCCGCGTGATATTGACCAGCGGCTGCCACTTGCCGCCCAGTCGCCCGAACAGGCTGCCCACCTTGTCCGCCACGCCCGCGCTCGGCCGGACATCGGCAGGTGGCCCCAATTCGTGCAACAGCAGGCCCGGCCACAATCTGGCCCAGACAATCACGATCGCGGCCAGCACAAATATGTGGAAAGCCGCTGCTCCCCAACGCCGCCCCAACAGCATCCAGAGAATGAAAGGCGCGATGAAGATCGGCGGGAAATGCCATTGATGCAGCCCCGCCGCCGCCAGCGCCACGACAGCAGCCCCCAGATGCCCGGCCCAGCCACCCCGCAACACCAGCGCCAGCCAGATCATGTTGAGCGCGAAATGCCCCGTCATCGCATAGGGGGTCATGGCCGTGACCCAAAGCTGGGTCGAGGTGAAGCCGAGCAACAGCACCACCCACACCGCGTCGGGCCGGTCGGGGAACAGTCGCAACGCCGCGCGCCACAACGCCGCAAGACCCGCCACCAGCAGCGCCGCACCTGCCATATTGGGATCGCCCAATCGCCAGAACACCGCCTGGATCGCGCTGTTCACCGGCAGATAGGCCGCCGTCCAATAGGCCTGCGCGCCGAAGGGAGAGAAGAATTCGGGCATGATCGCCCGCCGATAGGGCACCCATTCCGGCGGGATCGGCCGTGCGATCATCCCTTCGCGCAGATAGGCAGCGGCAAAGCGTGCCACCTCCTCGTCGCGCGAAATCGCATAATCCTGAAACAAGATATAATGCCCTGCCCAGGCGGACAAGCCCAGCAACAGGATGATTGGCACCACAATCCGCGCGGTCGGCGGCGGTACACCCGGCCCCTCCCCCTGCGTCAGTGGCGCCAACAACGCCAGCGCCAACACCCCCACCAGCAGCACCGGGAAATCCTGATCCAGAAACAGGGTCACTGGCAGGCTCACGCCCTTGGCATAGGTCACATGCCACAGGAAACTCGCACCGACCCACAGCGTCAGCCCGATCGCCGCGCCCAGAAACAGGCGTGCAGGGTCAATACTGCGGTCGCTGGTCATCAGGACATGCGGGCCAGCAGCGCCCGATTGACGAAAATGCCGTCCATTTCGACCAGCAGCGGAAAATGCCCCTTATTGTTGGCAAAGAAGGCCGAGGGTGCAAAGCCGCGCCCGTCCAGCCATTCGATCATCGCCCGATAGGCGGTCCCACCCTCATAGATTGGGCGAACAGCCAGTTCCGTCTGCAAGCCCGTCAGGTCAGCCAGCATCTCGCCCGCCCCCTCGCACACCGACAGGTCATGTCCCTGCGTGTCCATCTTCAGGAAGGGGCGGATGAAGCCATGCGCGGCACGCAATTCCGGCAGCAGGCCCGACAGGCGGCGGCACTGCATCTCCACCTGCCGCGTCACCTTGTTACGATCGGTAAAGATGGGGTCGAGTTCCGCTGCCGGGCGCTCCAGCGAACTAAACTGTTCTGCCGCCATGATGTTGAACTGCGCGGTGCCGTCGAAATCGGACAGCGCCATGTTGAAGACATGCCAGCGCCGGTCGCCCGCCGCGCGGCGTTCCAGTATCGAAAAGGCTTCCGGATTCGGCTCGAACGACAGGATCGTGCCGCCAAAGCCGACATCGCGGCGCAGCGTGGTTGCATATTGCCCCTGGTTCGCACCGACGTCGATCACGCAGTCGATGGCAAAGCCGGTCAGGAACATCCGCAGCGCCAATATTTCTGGATATTGATGTATCTGCCCGCGAAGCGACAGGCGTACCGCCAGCCAGCGGTTCCGCAATTCGCGCACGTAGCGCTGGCGCTGCCCGCTCACAGGGCCTGTCCCATAACCGAGCGATAGATCGCCGCCGTTCGCAATGCCATGTCCTTCCAGTCGCCCATCGTCTCGCCATAGGCGCTTGCCCGCGCTCCGGCCGCCTGCCTGATGGCCGCGCTTTCGATCAGCGGCAAGAGGGCTTGGGCAAGCGCGGATACATTTCCAACCGGTACCCGCGCGGCAACGCCATCGGGCAGTGCAGCGAACATCCCTGCATCCGACGCCACCATCGCCTTGCCATAGTGGAGCGCCGACAAAAACGCGCCGCTGGAATCGATATGCCGATAGGGAAAGACCAATATGTCAGCTTTCTGCAAATGCGCGTCCAGCCGCTGCTCGCGCAGGAAACCCAGGTCCAGAACCAACCGCTCGCCAAAACCAGCCTGCCTTACGCGCTCGATCAGCGACGCGATGTCCATGAAGGGCTTGCCCGCCATCGCCAGTTCAAACCGCTGCCCTCCGCGCCACAGCGACAGGCAGGCCTCCACCAGCAGATCGACGCCTTTATAGGGCCGGATCGTCCCGAAGAAGAGTAATCGGGGCAGCAGCGGGTCCGGCACCGCTGCCAGATCATCGGGCGTGGCATTGGCAAGCCGCATCGGCGGGTGCGGCAATATATGAATGCGCGCCCGATCCACGCCCCGCGCCTCCAGCGCCGCCCGGGTCGTCTCACCATGCACGATCAACGCGTCGAACCGATCAAGCAGCGCGCGATAGCCCGCCCCCTGCACCCCGGCATCGGCATGATAGGCCTCTGCATTATGCACCGTATGCACCAGCGGCACCCGCCCCGCCAACCGCCGCAGCAGCATCCGGTCAGCAGGCGCAAGGGGAAGCCACTGCACATGAACGACATTCGCGTCCGCCATGCCCCGCACTGACCCGGCGAGGCAGGTCGCGCCATATTCGACCGCCTTGGCGACGCGAAAGCCCCGCCCTTCGCCCAGTACTCCCCGCAACCGCTCGCTCCAGCGGAAAAAGCGCGGATCATAGGTATAGGCCGCAGGCGCGATGGCATCGGTATCCCGCATAGGTCGGGCGAGCAGGGTCACCTCCAGCCCCGCCTGCGTCAGCCCCCCGCATAGGCCGTCATCATAGCGCCCGGTAAAGAGCGAGGGGTCGATCATCGCGACCTTCATGGCTGCCCGACCTTCATGCCTGAACCGTCCGCGCCAGCCGATAAAGCGACCAGCCATGCAGCGCCGCCGTCCCAACCAGCGTCAGGGCATAAAAAGCCAGGAAAGCGTCGTCGAACCGAACGCCCCCCACCATCAGCGCCAGCGGCACACTGGCCAGCGAGCCAGCCAGAAACGGAACCGACCGCCCCAGCAGATACCGGAAACGTCCCAGCGCACCCTGAATATAGACCGACACGCAGATGACTGCGAGCGCCGCCAAGCCCAAGCACACCAGCGCGACCTCGCCCAGCCCAATCGCGGCCTTATGGTCGAACAATTCGGCAAACAGCAACTGCCCGAACAGCAGCAACGCGACGCTCATCAACAGGGCGGCAACAGCCCCTGCCCCCAGCGCGCGGCGGATGATCTGGCGGAACCGTGTTCCGTCGTCCGCATGATAGGCGCGGGTGATGCGCGGCAAGGCGGCCTCCACCATCGCCCGCACCAGCATCGACAAGGCCCGCGTCATCTTGAACAGGAAGTCAAAGACCAGCATCGGCCGTGCGTCGCCGGTCGCCAGCGCTATGGTGAAATAGGGCGCATTATAGGCAACGATCTCCGACACGGTGAAGGCCGCCGACGCACCGATGTCGCCCAGATAATGCCGCCGCACATGCCCGCCTCCGGCGCGAAAGGCCAGCCAGTGCGCCCCTTGCATCTTCAACCGCCGATGCAGCAGCGCGATCGCATAACCGATGACAAGGATGCTGACCGCCAGTTGCAGCGCGACCGAAAGCCGCACGTCCAGCCCCGCCAGCACGCCAAGCAACAGCGTGATCGTCACCAGCCGCCGCCCACAGTCGAGCAATTCCCAGACCAGATTGCCATCGATCGCCGCCAGCGCCCGCTTGGCAAGCAGCGCGGGCAGATTGAGGCAAGCGGACAGGAAAAACAGCAGAAAGAGCAGCGGCATTGCCGTTCCCAACCACCCCAGCGCCATTGCGCCCAGCAGCAGCGCCGTCGCCCCGACAATCAGACCGGAGAGGAGAAGGAAGATCAGGCCCATTTCCTCCAGCCGGAAACCGCCATCGGTCCCGCTCGAATCCTGCCCCAACCCCAAATCTTGCCCCAACCAATGCCGCCGCAACCGCGCATAGATGATGCTGGTCAGGCCGAACTCGGCGGAAATGGTGAAGTTGCCAAAGGCGACGAGCAACAGGAACGCCTGAAACTCCGCCAGCGGCAGCACCCGCACGAAAACATAGGTGACGGCAAAACCCCAGATCAGGACCAGCCCGACATTGGCGAGCTTGACCAGCGCGATCACCCGCGCCGACTGTTCAAGTCGGGTCAGGATATTGCCTGCCCCCTTTTCGATCACGCGGCGACCACGCCCAGCGGTTTGCGGGCGCGGAACAGCCGGTCGTCCAGCGCAAAGCGATGGCGCAGCGCCGGGGCTACCGATGCCGCGTCAATCTCTTCCAGATCGAACCCCGCGGCCCGGATGCGGTCGGCGAAATCGGGACCATATTGGCGCACATGATCCCACTGGCCAAAGCGCCGCTCACGCTCACGCGGGGACATGGCATAGCTACCATCCTCGGTCGGCTTGCTCCACAACGGCACGATCAGCCAGGCTTCCCCGCCGGGCTTGAGCGCGCGCAGGATGTTGGCGAGCACCATCGCGTCATCAGGCACATGCTCCATCACATGGCTGGCATAGAAAAGGTCGAACCGTCCCTCGTCAGCCAGCGCCATCAGGTCGACGCGGGTCATCCCCGGCACGGAATAAATGTCCGGAAACAGATCGGCGGGTACATATTCCCCGGCGGACGCAGCATAGCGCCGTACCAGACTGCCCTCATTGGGCGCCATGTGCAGGATCGCGCCCCCTTGCGGCAGGGTCAGCGTCCCTTGCTCGATCAGGAAGTTCATCAGCCGTTCGCGCGGGGACGCGCCGCATGTCGGGCACCCCCATTCGCCATTATCGCCATAGCGAAAGAAGCCCACCACCGCGCCGCCGCAAGCCGGACAGGCGCGCGTCGCCCGCGCGCCCAGCGCGGCGCGTACCCGTAAACCCAAGCGGGTCAGATGCTTGCCGGCGGCCTTGGCCACCCGCTGAAAGGTAATCACGTCGCTCTCCGCCGTCGGCTTTGGGGCAATCGCCGGGCTATACAGGATGCAATGGCTTTTGCCAGCGGGGTCAACGGGATTTGGCGGGTTGCCACACCGCAAAGGTCCGCCCTGTCATCGCCTGAGCCACTCCCTGCACTGTCGCGGCATAGGCGATCAGCACATCGACCATTGCCGCCAACGGCCCCCGCCGCACCCGCGCGGCTATCCAGAGAAGCACCACGCCACACAGGCACAGCGCCAGACAAAGCCAGGGCGATATGCGCCAGGCCAAAGCCGCAGCCGCCAGCACACCCAGACACAGGAACACTCCGCCAAACCAGCGTATGATCTTGCGCGAGGCATATTTGAACCGGTCGATCGCCGCCATCTGCCTCAGTTGCGGGCGCAAATGGCCATGCGTATGCCAGGCACGCGCCGCGATCCGCACCTTGCGCCGATACTCGTCCCCCCGCGCCGCTACCAGCCGCTCACGCGCGATGACGTTCTTCGCCTTGACCAGCCGCTTGCCGGCAAAGATCACCGCCATCGACACGGTCAGGTCGTCCAGCACCGTGTCCGGAAAATCGGGATACAGGCTCCGCCGGATCGAAAAGATCGACCCATCTGCTCCCAGCACATTGCCGGTTCGCGATTCTTCATCCTTCAACCGCTCCTCGATCCGCCAGTAGAGCGATCCGACGGAGGCAGTCGCGCTATCGCCCTCACCCAGATAGTGGAGCGATCCCAATACGCCGCCGACATCGGGGTCGGCATAGCGCGCCAGCAGATTATCGATCGCGTCCATGTCCAACAGCACATTGGCGTCGGTGAAGATCAGCACATCGCCCCGCGCCCGCGCCGCCAGTTGCTTCATGCCATGCGCCTTGCCGCTGCGCCCCGGCCCGCGCAGCAGGGTGACGAGGGGAGCCATAGCGGCAATCTGCGCCGCCGTGTCGTCCGCCGACCCGTCATCGAACGCCATAATCTCCAGATCGGGATACCGCAGCTTCAACGCCGCCACATTGACGAGCTTTTCGGGCATCGCCGCCCCCTCATTATAGGCGCAGAACAGCAGCGAGGCAGTGGGATGCGCGCCACCGGCCGGCCGTTCGGCGCGCGTCAGCAAAAGGCGTAGGATGAACGGATAGACGACAAAGGGCCAGACGACCGCCAGCATCGACAGCAGCAGCACCGCGCACAGGATCATGTCGATCGCCACCATCTCAATAGGCCTTGTGATGCACCAGCACGCCGATGGTCGCGACGATGATGCGCAGGTCACGCCAGATCGACCAGGCCGTCACATATTCAAGGTCCGACTGAAGCCGGTCGATCAGATCCTGATGATGATCGGTCGCGCCGCGATGACCGCGAACCTGCGCCAGCCCGGTCATGCCCGGCTTGATGCAGTGCCGTTCCCAATAGCGGTCATCCACCTCCCAATAGAGGCTGTCCCCGGCCCTCGCCGCCGCCGCATGAGGACGCGGCCCAACGATGCTCATGTCGCCGCGCAACACATTGAAAAGCTGCGGCAATTCATCAATGCTGGTTTTGCGCAGAAAGCGCCCCACCGCCGTCACCCGGTCATCGTCCCGCGCGGTCAGCGTCTCCGCCTTCGTGTCGGTGCGATCGGCGCGCATGGACCGAAACTTGTAGATGTCGAACGGGCGCGCATCCAGACCCAGACGCGGCTGGCGAAAAAGGATCGGCCCGGCACTCGTCAACTTCACCGCCAGCGCAGCAGCGACCAATATGGGCGACAGCAGGATCGTCGCAATGCTGGCGACCGCGAAATCGAACAGCCGCTTGATGATCCGGTCGCGAAACTGGAGCGGCCCGCCTGCCACAACGATCGTCGGCTGGCTGGCAAATTCGTCCACCCGCGCAGGCGCAAAGCGCAGCATTTCAGGCACCACGATCTCGCCACGCGCGGACAGGGATTTCAGCGCCACCGACCAATCGTCCATCCGCTCCAGCGGACAGGCGACGACCACCCGCTCCGCCATGCCCACGACAGCGGCCAGCCGTGCAGCCATGCTGGCGTCATGATTTTCGGGATGAAGCCCGGCCTCTCTGGCTTCGATCAACAGGACATGCGGCGCTGTGTCGATCACTACGCCATCCAGAATCACCACCGTCAGGTGCGGCACTTCCCCCAGCAGACGATCGCCCAGCCGCGCAATGGCGAACCGTACCAGCGTCACTGCTCCCGCTGAAAGCAGCAAGCCCGCCACGAATGTCAGACGGGAAAGCTGCTCGGCGATCTTGCCCAGATACACGATCAGCAACATCAGCATCGACGCCTGCACCAACGCCAGCAGCGCGCGCAGCACGCCTTGCCGCACATTGTCGAGCATCCGAATGCCATAGGCGCCACCCTGAATGGCCAACAGGACGTAAAGGGGTGCGATCATGGCGAACATGACAATGCCGTGCGGCTTGCCCGGCTCGCCCCAGACTGCGCCCAGCATCAGCCAGTTGGCCAGCATGAACGACAGCAGCAGGCCCACCGCATCCCCCAACAGGCAGAGGAGATACAGCCGCAGCCGTACTATTTCCTTGGATACTTTCAGGTTCACGATGGGTTCTGCACTTTGGCCCATACACCGCCCATGATGGCGGATGGCTGGCGTTGGCGTTCGCACTGACACTGGCACGCGCCGCTGGCAAGAGATGTTAGCGGCACCGCTTGCCAAACCCTCGTCGTTCAACCACCCAGATGATAGTCATAGACGCCGCTGCGAAGCGGCTGCTTGGTCAGGATCGCGCCGATCGCCAACCCGCCAGCGCGGCGCAGGCGGTCGACCGCGACCCGCAGGCCGCCATGATGGTTGCGGCCCGATTCGACCACCAGAACCGTCGCCTGTACCTTCGCCCCGATCAGCGGCGCGTCGGACAGGCCCAATATGGGCGGCGCATCGACCAGGATCGTATCATAATCGGCCTGCAATTCGGCCAGCAACGTGTCGAGCGTACCGGTCGCCAACAATTCAGCGGGATTGGGCGGGATCGCGCCGCACGGGAGCAGTGACAGGTTCGGCTCGGCACTTTCCATGATCGCATCGCGCGCGCGAATCTGACCCGTCATCGCTTCACTGATCCCCTTGCCGGGGGTCAGGCGAAACAGCCTGTGCTGCATCGGGCGGCGCATGTCGGCGTCGATCACCAGCACCCGCTTGCCCATCCGCGCAAGCCCCACCGCCAATGCATGGACGCTGGTGGACTTGCCCTCGTCCGATTGCGCGCTGGTGATCAGGATAGAACGCGGCAAACCATCGACGGAAGCCAGCAGGAGCGACGCCGCGATCGGTGCGAACGCCGCTTCCCGTGCCGCCTGATCGTCCTCGATCCCGACCGGCACTGCGCCCAGAAGCGGCAGGTCCACACGCTCGGCCAGTGTTTCGGCAGAGGTCACAGCGTCGTCGAACACATGCCGCGCCGCCACCAGCAACAGCCCCAGCAGCAGCCCGCCCAGCGACGCCAGCAACATGGTCGATCCGATATTAGGCGACGTAGGCCGGGTGGGCACGGCGGCGCGATCCAGCGGCTGGATACGCCCGGCCTGGAAACCGGCCTGGCTCGCCATGTCGCGATAGCGCTGAAGCAGGCTGTCATGCAGCGCGCGATAGGTATCGACCTGTCGCTCCATGATACCCAGTTGCACGTCCCGTCCGCGACCGGCCAGCGCATCCTGCTCCAATGCGCCGATTTCCTTGTCGATCTGCTTCTCGCCCTTCACGGCGACATCATATTGCGCCCGCACGGAAGAACGGATCGCCTCAGCCATCGTCTCGATCTGGTCATCCATGGCAGCCAGTTGGGCGCGCGCCTCGCGTATTTCGGGGTGCGCGTCCTTGCGGAACTGCCGCTGTTCGACCAGCGCGGCCCGTGCCTCCGCCCGGCGCGCCATCAATTCCTGCATCGCGCCATTGCCCAGGACTTCGGGCAATGTCGCGACGTTCGCAGCGCGGGCGCTCTCCCATTTCTTCTGGGCTGCAATACGGTCGGACACCGCCTGCGCGCGGAAAGCGTTGAGCTGGGCCAATCGGCTCGTCAGCGTGCCGCTGTCGGGCGGCGCAGTCCCCGTCTTTCCATCGTCGGGCTGCCCGAAC encodes:
- a CDS encoding threonine ammonia-lyase yields the protein MNTLAKIEGALPLPISVDDILAARVRIAGSIVHTPTLISQTFSNMLGCKVFLKFENLQFTAAYKERGALNRLLQLDEAARAKGVIAASAGNHAQGLAYHGKRLGVPVTIVMPTTTPTVKVMQTEGHDATVVQYGEKFDDAYAHARVLEVERGLTFIHPFDEPDIMAGQGTVALEMLEDAPEIDTLVIPIGGGGLFSGMATSARAMKPDIRLIGVQAELYPSMYDLIKGENLPCDGDTLAEGIAVKEPGALTRRFVDRMADDILLVTERRLEEAVSLLLQIEKTVVEGAGAAGLAALLTYREQFEGRTVGLVLTGGNIDTRLLANVLLRDLARSGRLARLRIRLQDRPGSLFQVARLFDEQQVNIIEVYHQRVFTSLPAKGLVAEIECETRDRAHLDRLLHALVEAGYESSLIESA
- a CDS encoding NAD(P)-dependent oxidoreductase, giving the protein MAHIAFIGLGTMGGPIAGHLAKAGHDLTVYNRSIGKTKSWAEAYGGTVATSPVKAAEGADVVISCVGTDDDLSSITLGRDGAFRAMKPGSLFIDHTTVSARIARQLFVEGESRGIHSVDAPVSGGQAGAQNGKLSIMCGGSEPAVAAARIVMQAYAARIVHVGSAGAGQTTKMVNQICIAGVVQGLAEAMRFAQAADLDLDAVFEAISGGAAQSWQMDHRWKTMAQDSFDFGFAVDWMRKDLGLALDEARSNGATLPMAAQVDQFYADVQAMDGGRQDTSALVRRITRA
- a CDS encoding amidohydrolase: MKIALLAATAILAFASPAFAKGLVDNVNGITVDQTGKLIHFDAILIDDEGKVEKLIQGKVEEPAPPRKKRKKGEQEFPAYSFRLDGKGRTLIPGLIDAHGHVMGLGLSLITLDLSQTRSLAEAQAKIRAYAQDNSGRKWIIGTGWNQESWGLGRFPTAAELDAAVSDIPVWLERVDGHAGWANSAAMKAAGISATAKAPAGGRIEVTGGKPSGIFVDQAMSLIKKVVPPPAPKDRDIAFEKAQRLLLATGITGIADMGTSIDDWQAFRRSADRGALRIRIMAYAAGVDQMVTIAGPAPTPWLYDDRLRLGGVKLVLDGALGSRGAWLKADYADAPGQKGLSMIGTTQLRNWMSRAAMDDFQIAVHAIGDAANGELLDAITELSETYKGDRRWRIEHAQVVDPADLPRFGQNSIIASMQPVHEASDWKMAGARMGEARLKGAYAWKSMLDNRVPLAFGSDVPVESPNPFAGIAVAMSREDGSGQPVGGWMPEQRVSFQAALDGFSRQAAYAGFAEQRFGNLAPGQRADFLLIDRDVSLAQPAEIRATQVLETWISGKRVYVKE
- a CDS encoding MFS transporter, whose protein sequence is MTSDRSIDPARLFLGAAIGLTLWVGASFLWHVTYAKGVSLPVTLFLDQDFPVLLVGVLALALLAPLTQGEGPGVPPPTARIVVPIILLLGLSAWAGHYILFQDYAISRDEEVARFAAAYLREGMIARPIPPEWVPYRRAIMPEFFSPFGAQAYWTAAYLPVNSAIQAVFWRLGDPNMAGAALLVAGLAALWRAALRLFPDRPDAVWVVLLLGFTSTQLWVTAMTPYAMTGHFALNMIWLALVLRGGWAGHLGAAVVALAAAGLHQWHFPPIFIAPFILWMLLGRRWGAAAFHIFVLAAIVIVWARLWPGLLLHELGPPADVRPSAGVADKVGSLFGRLGGKWQPLVNITRLIAWNNLLLLPLALLGIAAIDWRAAVRGRAIALPLAMGVIAGCGLALAQGYGWGYRYAHGFIGPLCLLAGYGWLRMRRTSLRPVVIASAIAVLTTGLLVWRTYEFVAPYARGHRMIQASTADVVLVDPRGGLFVTDLVRGQDGVPGRPIVMNLGMLTLGQIDALCETYAVALFDRTEFRPIGVPLARWHYGATDALRRRMDRLRCGDRPVPATP